The Drosophila sulfurigaster albostrigata strain 15112-1811.04 chromosome 3, ASM2355843v2, whole genome shotgun sequence genomic sequence ATATCATATTTTTTACTCTTCCTTTGCAGCTTAATAActgcaattattttgtaaatcgCTCGACAAAAAGTGATACGAAATAGATTGGAATCGGGGAATCTTGGGAGGAAAACCAAAACGCCCAAGTATGGAGAGTTTATTCCAATCATATCCAGAGGATGCACGCCGCATTGGCGAAGAGTATCTATCAAGTCTCACGGATTTGAATTGCAATAGCAAGCCGCTCATCAATATGCTCACAATGCTCGCAGAGGAGAACATCAACTATGCCCAAGTTATCGTGCGCGTGGTGGAATATCACATCAGCCAggttaaaaactaattaattaactgCTACAAACACAGATATACAcagttaaaaacaaaaaaaaaacaggcatctatacatatacatacacaaagtGTAAAATGTGTTCCGAGACCTCGTAACGAACACCGCCCGATCGGCAGTTGTGTTAACTCATGTTCTCCATGTCCAAAATGTATTAGTGACCATAGGTCCATCACATTTCTGAGTTGAAAAACTATCAATAACTTCGATCGTTCGAttaataattaacaacaaGTACAGCATTGTTGACGATCGATCGATCAACTTGATGTACAAATTAGTGATAGGTTTCCATTTTTGTCAACAATGGAGCAGCATAAAATGCTACAATTTAATGTATAATTGCATAATGCATAATTCATTCATCATCCTTTCTTGccttttaaaaatttttccggCCAACAGATGCTAAATTGTATTATCTTACAACGTCTATTGGTTTAggatatataaaatttaaaatcgaaattatgCGTGATtcacttgaaattttttttattgggtTTTAAGCAGAGACTGATTTATCCTCTACAAGGTAAGACGTTGCGTttacttaatatttcttttcttcttatCCTCGTTATCCTTGAAgtacataaaatacacaaaaaagaaatagaaaagaaaattgcaataaaaagaaaaaatacttaaacaaTTGTGATGAAgttgtcttttattttatacaaaaacattgacaaataataaatgccaATAAAAACAAGCAGCGATTTCTgttgaaaaaggaaaagagagaacatcaaaaacaatttggccaaaacaaaggatacaaattttaaaggaTCATCATTGTTGtacacatttttgttttttaagacAATGAGTTTAAAGCTATCTATAACAATTTTAACACactcaaaaaatgtaattttgatGCGCCTTTTCGTATAAATacgtaataaatatttatactcaTTGATTTCTGCCACAATCGGATTTATTGTTTGCCAAGAAATCGGTTTGTTCAATGACACATAATGAAATTCGGTAGCTAAACTGTAGATGTTTGCTAATTTTTGACTTTAATCTACTGTCCCCACTTCCCTTAATAACATGGAGATTCATCTGTGTACATcagctgtcgtcgtcgtcgttctcgtcatcgtcgtcgttgtcaaTCGTGATCGGGACATTGTGAATTGATGATGTGCCTCATTGATCTGTGTCCTTACACAACTCCGCTAGCGACGTTGCAGAAacttatgttttatttattcttaccTATCTTACCAAATCAAACAGGTGCCGCCAGAATTCAAATTGCCCatactatatttaattgattcaaTAATTAAGAATGTGAAAAGCAGTTACGTCCAGCTGTTTGGGCAATGTATAGTCAATATTTTTCTCCACGCCTTCGAATCGGTAAGTCCTAAAGTGAAACCTTAATTCTCTCAAACAACTGATATCCACTTCAATACAAACTTGTGTTATTTCCATTGGATTTTTTAGGTGCAACATTCGCCGTCTCAGGTCTTGGAAAAGGTCAGAGAACGCATGTATCTATTGCGACAGACCTGGAACGAGGTATTTCCGGCCTCCAAGATGTATGCGCTGGATGTGAAAGTAAAACGCCTCGATAACAATTGGCCCATCACAGCTAAACCAAGTCAGGCCACAAAAATACATGTTAATCCGGCCATACACGTGAATCCCGATTTTCTTAAGACGGTAAGCCATTGAATATGAATACTAAATGAGAAGCACACAATCAAATAACTTAACATATTGTGGAACCACAGGGAATGGTGTCAATGCCTGTAAACAACACATTACAAAGCGACATGGAGGAGATTCTTCAGGCCAAAACTCGGGAGCTGTTGGAGCTAAAGAAACGAAAGCTTGAACTGGAATTGGAGCAaactaaattgcatttaaaggAACAGGAGCGTCAATTAAGCCAGGCCACTGATGCCATTTCAGTTGCACCTATGACAGTGGCAGCTCCCACAACATCGTTGCGACCACCTGGCATGGAGACCATATTAGCTCCAActggagctgctgttgcaccaATGTATCCCAGCGGAATGCGTCAAATGCGACCAATGGCACCTGCAGTTGCCGGTGGCATGCCGCCAGTAATTGGACAACAACCGGTAAGTACTTATTGATGACTTTCCCCAAATATCAGACGCTCTAACGATAAGGGCTATTGCAGCCGTTTGCGAATAAACCAAAGGTTCACCCGGTTAATCCGGCTATGCTAAGCTCGGTGCGTCAAAGGGATCCACGACTGGCGCGCCAGCAGCAGTCGCAACCATCGTCGCAAATGGCAGCTCCAATGCGCACTGCTGATCCGCGTTTGGAGGGCCACAAAACATCTTCCTCCTCATCATCGTCAACACACAAATCTAGTCGCTCACGTAGCAAATCTCCAATGCGTAACTCGGGCAGCAGTCGCTCCAGCAAgagcgtcagcagcagcaaccatcaTCATACTTCGTCCAGTGGAAACAGCAGTCGCAAGCGTAGCGAGTCGAAGAGTTCCACGGCATCGACATCGTCGTCTGGCTCCGATGGTAGGCATAAAAGCAGCAACTCCGGAGGATCACCGGTTAAGCGGTCATCAAGCTCACGTGATAAGCCATCGAATAAGGAGCAAAATGAACGCTATGCCCACAATGGCGGATCGCCTGTGCCTTCGAAGCGCAAAAGCAGTTCACCAGCCAGCTCACCAGCAAAATCAAAGCGtaatgccacacacaaatcTTCATCATCCTCTTCATCGTCAACGTCAAGGCGTGATGGTGCTAGTAGCAAGCCAAGCAGTTCCAGCAATCAACGTTCCCGCAGTCGCTCACCCATTTACAAAGATGTGGATATGCGCAGCGTAACACGAAGCAAGTCACCAGAGGTGGCGTCGGGACAGGGAGCACCATCAACAGCGACTGCAGCGAAGATCCAAactgccgcagcagcagctacaacaacgcCAGATACTGCACTCAACGCAATCGATTTAGAGAAACgtaagaaacaatttttaattctaATCTCACATTTGTTAGCCAACAGCCAAGTCGAGATCGAAagcgaaatcgaaatcgataCCCGTAGGCATGCAAATGACAAAGTAGTTGAAATATTCAGAAATTACAAACCAAATTGGCGGCACCATGGGCTCACACCTGGCCAAGGTCAATGGGGAGGAGGGGTTGTTGTGGGAGTGTGTTGATCGTTTTTCAATCGCATGCAACTATTTGCATATATCCGATTCATGCAGTTGATGAACCTTCAGTTGTCCACAAATTGTAAGTAAATTGCAAAACGTAAGCTTATACACATGAAAGCAAATCGAATACGGAGAAAGCTTATACGCTGTAAATCCCTAAGAACATTTGATATTGTTGATAAGCTTATTAACTTGCTACTGAATTAATTGCTAATATTTCAACTGTTGGAAATCCTGGCATTGTCTCAGAAGAATTTCATATTGAAACGTTTGATAGTATATACAACTAATTGGTGAGTTTATTCACTCGTTGCTCCACTCGGCACATTTTCTGTGGCTATATTtacctatatatatttattccaaaattttactcaatattatttaataataacatatttacaacattttttaatacttaagAAACATATTGAAGTTTACTAAAGAAACAAGAGAAACTAACTTACTAAAagatgaaaaagaaaacaaatccaataaaaagtgttttaaaacCTTTTGCATTCCAGTTGttttaattacataaaataatgcaaaactTAGCCAGGTGTCGCCTTTGGTGTAATTTTAAGTCTATTTACTTTGTGTAATTGTATAAACTAAAGATACATATGATCCGTGATAAACGATAAATAACTGTGATGCAATTGTAcctgataaaaaaaatcagtTGATAAAAACTAAGAAGAAATAAAGACTGcagtttttaaattgttgttgttaacgtctaaaaaaaacttttaaacaattcctatttaatattaaaacttttcataaacaaactcatatttatttaagtgtaTTGTAGCTGTATTATCATAATACAAACCTTCGATTATACGTCTCACACTTAACCTGTTTAAATATCTacgtatatattatattatttttattacacctatttttattattttttatacttgtAGAACGgcacttttttttactatttttcaatttctttttatttttgttaatctAACTCGATTCCTTTACGGATCTAAATCAAATCTTTTAGagtattgttattgtttcttttttatgattttccaCTAATTTTTCTAGCCCATTTGCTGTGCCTGGTGTTTGTTGATGCCCTAAAATATTGATCattttaattcttaattttttgattttttttatttaattttaaactcttaatttaattaggCCGTGAGTTATTTTTCGTAATATCATAGTTTTCGTTTGGCACAACCAAAATTTCTTAATCGTTTGTTGGAAGCCTAAAACAATTCTAGCTACATTTCAAATACTTGAACCAGGGCCTCGTCCatcagcaactgttgctgctgctgcttccagTACGGCGCCGCATTTAGAGGCACAAATAATGGACGTCGATATGAGGCCATTTGCCTCGTTGTCGTTGGCCAAGCCAGCGACGCCGCCGCCTCCGGTAATAACAATCGGCAGACCGTCAGCAACATCTAATCCAGAATCGAGCAACAGCATCACCGGCACAACAAACGCTAGCAGCGACTCCAACGCATCGAACAGTTCCTCCAAATTGCCCACAAAAGTGTcgttcaaaatacaaaaaccgtttaataaattagaaaaatctACAGCGCATTTATCAACAGCATCACTGCTAGCAGCAACCGCCATCGCACCATCATTAACAGCCGACGTCGCCAACGTGAAGCAACCGTCACCTGCACCCTCTTCTTCGTTGCAACAGTCAATTAACAAATTGATGAATCCTGCTCAGACGCAGGTTGGCGGCGAGAAACGTTCAGCTGGTCAACTGCCCTTAGATCACGATGACGTTGAAGAAGATGAACATCtccaacagccacagcagaaaCGCAGCAAATCAGCCAAATTGGATGCGTAAGTACAGAAGAACATTATATCATTACTATCTATATTATTGTAACTTGCATATTAATTGTTATGAACTCTTTCCAGACTCTTTGGCAGCGAGGATGTCGATTTGCGTCGAGTGTTGCCCGGCAAACCAGTTGCAATTGGTGCCAGTAGTGTAATTGTCGTTGAAGATGACTCTATGGATAACTGCGACTCTGATAAAGTGAGCCAGATTTACTTTATAAATTCCTATTTGTGactaaatttgatttcaattatcTTCTATTAGCAGTCTGCAAAAGCTTCCCACAGAAAACCATCGCTGGATGAACTTCGCGCCAAACTTGCAACGACTGCACGCAATAACCAAAAGCTCTCCAAGGGCGGTAAGTACCTAGAACATAAAGTGTTTGTAATTCAACTCAATCTAACTACTTTCAACACATATACAGAAAAACTGAAAGACCATCCTGTAACCCAACGTCTCAAACAACTGGCAGAATTGAAGCCCAACGATGACTCGCAGGAGGCGCACGATGAAACAATGCGCACGATACTGAGTCAAGCGCAGGAGATGTTTGAGAATCATGGCATGAATGAGGATCAATACAAAGATCTAGTCACTAAAGTGGTGGCTATGAACGAGAGCAGCAAATTGAAGGACAATCGCAGACGCGATCCCGCCGATGATGAGGATTCAGATCGAAATGCAGCTCGTGATGCAGTGTTGCGCAAACGTATACCAAAGCTAAAGGGCAACGAGAATCATGCCTCTAGTTCACCACGTAGCGACGGCGATCCCCGAGGATACGAGGATCAACATCTTGTAAATAATGAAAAGGCTCAGGCGCAATCCAAGCTATCGAAGTCAAAGCGGGACGGCAAGCGACGAAAGCCAAGCAAGTGGGGCGACCAGGTGGATCCAGCAGCTGCACAGCGTGCTGCATGGCAGTTGgctcaaaacaataacaacaataataataataacaataagcGTATGCCGGTTGCAAATGTCGCAGCTGGCGGTGCTTTTCGAAGCACGCCTTGGCAGCATCCTCCGATGGTTATAGCACAAGCTGCAGTGCCACCGCCACCACAGCCGCCGACAATGATGGGCATGCCGAATGTGGCACCGGCTGCTATGACCAAAGCCATTAACTCGCTGGATAATCCCATGGCGGACATGGTGCGTAGCATAACCATTGATGGGGGCAGCAAGGAGATACGTTTCTATAATCAAGTGGCTGTTATTTTCATGGATGGCGATGAGCCGCACGAGATTGGATTCCAGCATGGTCAACGGGCTATTTATATTGATCACAATGAGCCGCTGGCCTTAAGTTTCAATGATGATTACAAACCCTTTCAACTGGAAGGTCAATTGCATCGCATACGCTTTGGCCACCCCTCACGTGAACTCTACATCGATGATCACTGGTACGAAATCTACTTTGGTGGTCCTCCCGTTTCCCTGCCCATTGGCAACAAACTTCATGTGCTGAAGGCAGAAGGACCTCCACCAAATGTGGACATTGGACGTGTGCGCCGTGATCTGGTTGTAGGCAAGATCAACATGATTGTGGATGCCCACACCATTGTGCCCCTCTTCCTGGATGGCCGGCAGCAGACGTTCCTTTTGGGTGCCGAACAGCATTCACTCCAGTTTGTAGACAGCTTTCTGTACGCTTTGCTCGACGGACAGCTGCAGAAGCTTGAGTACGGCGGATTGCCCAAAAGCATGAAGCTCAATGGTGGACGCAATTGTTTCATACGTTTTGGAACTCTGCCCAAGGGAGTACAAGCCGGCAAAGCACATGTGCAAGATATGGTGTACATCAAGACCGATGCACCTGCTGAACCACCACAGCCTCCACCATTACCTGTGCCAGTAACTGCTCCAATACAGGGAATTGTGCCCCTAGAACAGCCGACTGCAAGTTCACTAGCTGGAGCCCCCGCGGGAGGAGGAAATGCAGCAGTGTCGCTcccggcagctgcagcagcgctCAGCAATCTCAATATCGATGAACTCTTCCAGAAGCTCGTCTCGTCTGGCATTATTGGGGCACCTTCCACAGTCCCGGCTCCAGTTACGAGTAACGTGAGCGTTCCTGGATTGGAGGTTACATCCAACTCAAGCAAAGACGCAGCTCCTGCAGTAGCAGTCCCTATTCCCGCAGCAACACCTAGCGAGCCCATCAAACGTATCGATCTAAACAAACCGGATACCATCAAGACGCGCCAAACAGCGGTCATCGCAACGCTTTATTTGGGCATGCAATGCAGCAGTTGCGGTGTGCGCTTCCCACCTGAACAGACTATCAAATACAGCCAGCATTTAGATTGGCATTTCCGACAGAATCGCCGTGAACGTGACTCCACGCGTAAGGCAACATCGAAGCGCTGGTTCTATGATCTCACTGATTGGCGACAATACGAGGAAATCGAGGACGTGGAAGAGCGCGAAAAGAACTTTTTGGAGGCGCAGGGTCAACAGCTTGGTCCCGATGCTGCCGACGAGGTGTCGCAGCAACGTTCTATGGACTCGCCTATGCCCAGCTGTGCGGCCGGAACGGATGACGTTGATCGGTGCTGTGATATGTGTCATGAGAAATTTGAGCAGTTTTACAACGAGGAGCTGGAAGAGTGGCATCTGCGCTCAGCTATTCGTGTGGAGGACAAGATCTATCATCCTCTATGCTATGAGGACTACAAGAGCTCCCTAAATCCACCAGCGCCAGTTGTCAGCGAGCCCTCAGCTAATGGTGATGTGGATATGCTTAGTGCCAGTGATGATAATGCTATGGATACTTTAATCAAGCTTGAGGATGATATAAGTAAGTACCGCTAAccataagaaaatataaaaaaaaaaaaaacaacaaaacggaTTTTTATGAACACTAATTGTTTTGAGAGGTTTTTGTTGTAGGGAAAGATTACAGTTTCCAATTTCCACCTTTAAAactcaacatttattttttaaatcatttacaGATGATGCCAAAAATCCATCGGAAACCTTGAtggatgacgatgatgatgatgttattGTGCTACCCAATGAAGAACCGAGTGTAACCGAGAtcgtcgatgatgatgacgatgaggaaTACGTTCCGGTCAGTGTGGCACGTACAGAAGCGGATGTCGATTcggagaaagagaaggagccTGCATCCGCGCTAAACACCGAAGAGGGACATGAGCAAGGGCTGCAAAAAGAGAAGGAATACGATCAGCACCAGAAGGCTGAAAATGCTAATGAATCAGATGTGGATGTAGAGATACAGGAGCCAAACATTCCCTTTACCGATCTTGATACATACGTTGAGAAGGAACCGCTTCCATTACTGAATGTCAAGATCAAGGAGGAGCCAAAAGACgacgatgaagatgaagacgatGACTTCGAAGATGTGGGCACAGTGGTGACATTGTTACCGCTTCCTGAAGATGAGATATCTATTAATAGCAGTGGTAAGTGGCGCAAATGAATACTTTGCCAGTTTCAAATCCTCATTTTGAATcctattaatttaaatgtcttCCGAACAGAAACACAAACGCAAACGATTGATTCATCTGCCTCGCCAGCAACTATAGAGCGCCCAGCATCGGTTGCATCGCTCTCAATGCCGGCTCATGAGGATGAACTTGAACTGGAGCCAGTTGGGCCAGTGCCGGGGACGTCATCCGAGGCTGATTTTAATGGTGAGAATCCGCAGGAGACACATAATCTGAGCGCAGCTGGACCGGCTCCAGCGTTACCTTTGGCTAGCatagttaataaaataaaaataaatataactaaGAATACAAGTAGTAATAGTCATAATAGtgcctcaacaacaacaacgacgacaacaacaacagcagcagcagcagcaacggacTCGCAAGTGTCGGCAATCAGTGTAATTGGTGGCTCTGGAAATACCGATGGGCAgcaccagctgcagcagcaacaacagcagaataATTCAATAGAAACCATTTCCACAATTCCAGTTCTGTGTGGAGGCAATATGTTTGTCCCCAAAATTGCCACCAGCAGTTCCACAAATGCACCACCTGCTAACATTAGTTCAATATCGGTGATTGGCAGCAATTacggcagtagcagcagcagcaacaacagcaccagcggcagtaataacaatagcaacacTAGTGCCGCTTCGCGTTCAAATACAGCGACGGTATCTTCAATGGGAGCTCCGGCATTGTCAACGACTTCCAGCAGCGGGAATGCGACAGCGCCTACTGCTCAAAGGTCGACAACTCCGCcgccagctgctgcagttgaagCTGATCCTGAGCCGATCATAGAACAAAAGCCAGCGTTACGAAACGTCACATTAAAGAAGACTAAGAAAGTTCAAAATGGTGTTGAAACATCGGGCCTCTGCTCCATTATGTAAAAAATCAGGAGGAAGAGGCACTTACATacattactatatatattcctACTCTCAATCAGTTTTTAATTagcaatttacaaattattttagaaCGTTACTtagttttaaacaatttacagaCGTGTGATCGATCGAAGcgcgtttttcttttctgtagGTACCCATCACAACCTTCAGTATAAACACCGCCCCGCCTGGGCAGCGCTACGGGCGTAACACTTAACTTATTTTCTAACggtaatgcaaataaaactaattttacacgaataaaaagaaaaataataagtatacaTAATTTGTGATAATTTTATAACACCTGagaataaatacaattacacAAATCAAgcttatatttcattatatcaTGTAATGTACATCTGCTAATCtgaaacaataaatcaaaagctgaatttaatattttattttattcgttATTAATCCTTGTATATCcgattattttaaatatataaatacttgataatttcaataaaaataactactcaataaaataaaaattttcttttatttgtaaacCTACAACTTTTTTCTTAACTTTGCTagttttttaaagttttaattcTCAGGGCGCGCGACTAGAGTGTTGTGTAATGGTCGGTTATATATTTTGGCAAAACATCGTAGCTCTGAGCTTTCTTCACAAAACAATAGTCTaaagtataaattatatacGATGTATGCGCATGTTGATGTTTTGGGTAacatataacatttttatctcatattgatatattttttcaagccactaaaaaaaaatgcttttacTTGTTATGTCTATTAAAAATTTCGCGCAATTTCTTATACGTTTTGATAATTTGTCAAAATACCATTCCGCATAAAAATTATTAGGGCTTCtgttatttgtgtattttgatttaaaacgaatagtattaaattaacgtattaaaaattaagttataatcaattttaaccttttaaaatatttgtattttttgcaaaaattatcgataacatcgattttaatattcaattttgtcaacattaatatatcgatagtGTTACCGATAATTTTACTTTCCATGCACGTGGGCCTGTTTagtgtttaaatttattgaatataaaaaagtagTTAAACAAATGtcttcgtctttttttttaaagccaGGCGCAGCTAAACAGGCCAACAAAAAACGCAAGGTCAGTATCATACATCGAAACTTACTACGCAACAATATTGACGGCACTCTCAAAACAGAATATTgcggcaaaagcaaaaaaaggcGTCACAAAACCAGGGAAACGTACCCAAAATGCAGCAGCTCCACCGCCTAAAAAACAACGACGAGCCAAAGTTGATGATGAGGAAATCGCcagtgatgatgatgagtacGGCAGTGAAGTGGACGGTGATGCACTCACCTTCTCAGCTGACGAAGCAGAAGAAGCTGAAACACCACAAGACAAACGTTTGCGTTTGGCCAAACAATATTTGTCGGAGATTGAGAGACAGGAGGCGGAACGTGCTGAAGATCGGGAGCTAAGCAAAAGCATCGAACAACGCCTGCAGACTGAGTATCTGGATAGTGTGGGGCGATTGAGACGCAACATTGCTGGCAACATTAAATCATGCATCATAGAAAGCAACCTCAAACACAAGCTCCATCACACGCCGTTGTGTGCTCTTGCCTTAAGTGCGGATGGCAAATACCTCTATGCTGGCGCAAAGTCGCAATATGTGCTTCGTTGGTGCACGGAGAGTGGCAAAGTTCTGGGGAAATGCGATGTGTTGCCGCATCGCGAGGAACCCGAAACCGGCAAGAAGCGAAGATCCCATGTTATTGCCATATGTCTGTCTAGTGATATGAAGTTCATGGCCATTGCCGAGGGCGGTCTCCACATACAGATCTGGTGTCCACAGACAATGAAGCATGTGAAAACCTTTAAAGGCCACAGGGATAATGTTTCCGCATTGGTTTTTCGCAAGGGAACGCATGAGTTGTATTCAGCGGCCAAGGATCGTTCAGTGAAAATATGGTCTTTAGATGAATTGGCGTATGTGGAGAGTTTGTAAGTTAGAGATAGCTTTGCAAATGG encodes the following:
- the LOC133843250 gene encoding U3 small nucleolar RNA-interacting protein 2, which translates into the protein MSSSFFLKPGAAKQANKKRKNIAAKAKKGVTKPGKRTQNAAAPPPKKQRRAKVDDEEIASDDDEYGSEVDGDALTFSADEAEEAETPQDKRLRLAKQYLSEIERQEAERAEDRELSKSIEQRLQTEYLDSVGRLRRNIAGNIKSCIIESNLKHKLHHTPLCALALSADGKYLYAGAKSQYVLRWCTESGKVLGKCDVLPHREEPETGKKRRSHVIAICLSSDMKFMAIAEGGLHIQIWCPQTMKHVKTFKGHRDNVSALVFRKGTHELYSAAKDRSVKIWSLDELAYVESLFGHQTAVTSIDALSRERAITAGGSDCSLRIWKITEESQLIYNGHKDGIECVKLINDEHFVSGGVDGAISLWSALKKKPICTTQLAHGKGDNAVANWITAIAVVVNTDLIATGSCDGCVRLWQANPNARKLQQMNSISIGGFINGLTFNADGTKLYVAVGQEHRLGRWWRHKDARNNIVVVDIKLQSTTSK